A single genomic interval of Carassius auratus strain Wakin unplaced genomic scaffold, ASM336829v1 scaf_tig00214239, whole genome shotgun sequence harbors:
- the LOC113091611 gene encoding uncharacterized protein LOC113091611 has protein sequence MPTKRCYFHPDCRSTLFSLPRDGEVRDQWLKFIFNSVPQNYYPNLALCAAHFTEESFHNLREFNAGFAQRLVLKDGAVPTLKTEAVYGPQATTSQQGASSQELPTTSTLHEVGCQSDPIETETVATEIKPKMRSVGTQLSMGTLSSFHLRSKGIQATYYGHDVGTQTTDMFPDVQLSSTPVRGSVFRPSKRPRLVLDEEEESELNVEPTDSTYNPDSVVTEESELAIDPQPDHSDNKYIVFESCLRELFVFCPICKAKCVVQSRRRGTFVAFTQLCEKCNYYRQWQSQPIVGSTPLGNLLLSAATYFTGGSFKQLEKIFKAMKLQMMHFVTFRIHARNFIEPTIIHKWNQDQLNLIRQLQEGGNVAVAGDMRADTPGHSAKFGSYTIMHMETNKILDLQLVQSNEVGGSYHMEKEGLKRCLDKLESHGLTVDYIVTDRHPQIQKYLRDRNITQFYDVWHFEKGLSKKLDKLSKMKDCEVLKKWLHSIKNHVYWSAISSESGPEKVAKWNSLQNHIQNVHVHENHLFPKCEHPDKVSRDPKKWFQPGSIALHKVEKLLYNKRVLKDIEKLSHNFQTSSLEAFHSLILRFAPKNVIFPFIGMLCRLYLAAMHYNENANREQATTTEGQAVYKFVFPKSKKGECTAKPVKIEPTYNYVDDLMSLLLHKVFVDPKPYAEELHAIPIPPPLSSQYEKPSKEEVIAQHVSRFSRGVARTQHTVPLDQETVGGSG, from the exons ATGCCgacgaaacgctgttattttcatccggATTGCAGGTCCACTTTGTTCAGCCTTCCTAGGGACGGGGAAGTTAGGGATCAAtggttaaaatttatttttaactcggTCCCTCAAAATTATTACCCAAATCTCGCTCTCTGTGCTGCACATTTTACGGAGGAAAGCTTCCACAATCTTCGCGAGTTCAATGCAGGATTCGCCCAACGGCTtgtcctgaaagatggagcagttccaacTTTAAAAACAGAAGCTGTTTACGGGCCACAAGCT ACAACATCTCAGCAGGGTGCGAGTTCCCAAGAGCTCCCCACTACATCTACACTTCATGAAGTTGGATGTCAGTCAGACCCTATAGAGACCGAAACTGTAGCCACAGAGATAAAGCCGAAGATGCGATCAGTGGGTACACAACTTTCAATGGGTACATTGAGCAGTTTCCACTTAAGGAGCAAAG GCATTCAGGCAACATATTATGGTCATGATGTGGGCACCCAAACAACTGACATGTTTCCTGATGTGCAGCTGTCTTCAACACCAGTAAGGGGCTCAGTCTTCAGGCCCAGTAAGAGACCTCGTCTGGTGTTAGATGAGGAAGAAGAATCAGAATTAAATGTTGAACCCACTGATTCCACATATAACCCAGATTCTGTTGTCACTGAAGAATCAGAATTGGC GATAGATCCACAGCCCGACCACAGCGATAACAAATACATTGTTTTTGAAAGCTGTCTTCGAGAGCTGTTTGTGTTCTGTCCAATTTGTAAGGCAAAGTGTGTTGTCCAGAGCAGACGAAGGGGGACTTTTGTTGCATTCACCCAGCTTTGTGAAAAGTGTAACTACTACAGACAGTGGCAGAGCCAGCCCATTGTTGGGAGTACCCCACTTGGAAACCTGCTATTGTCTGCTGCAACGTATTTTACCGGTGGATCTTTTAAACAACTAGAGAAg ATTTTCAAAGCCATGAAGCTCCAGATGATGCATTTCGTAACTTTTAGGATTCATGCCAGGAATTTCATTGAGCCTACCATAATACACAAGTGGAACCAAGATCAACTGAATCTTATAAGACAGCTGCAAGAGGGAGGAAATGTTGCTGTGGCTGGAGATATGCGTGCTGACACGCCAG GACACTCAGCAAAATTTGGCAGCTACACCATTATGCACATGGAAACCAACAAAATTCTGGATCTTCAACTAGTTCAG AGCAATGAGGTTGGTGGAAGTTATCATATGGAAAAGGAGGGATTGAAGCGTTGTCTCGATAAGCTGGAGTCTCATGGTTTAACTGTTGACTACATCGTCACCGATCGCCATCCGCAGATTCAGAAGTACCTGAGGGACCGCAATATCACTCAGTTCTATGACGTGTGGCACTTTGAGAAAG GTTTATCTAAGAAACTTGACAAACTTTCAAAAATGAAGGACTGCGAGGTGCTGAAAAAATGGTTGCACAGCATCAAAAACCATGTTTACTGGAGTGCGATTTCCTCTGAGTCTGGGCCAGAAAAGGTGGCGAAGTGGAATTCACTGCAGAACCACATACAAAATGTACATGTTCATGAGAACCACCTCTTCCCCAAGTGTGAACACCCAGACAAAGTTTCCAGGGATCCAAAAAAATGGTTCCAACCAG GATCAATAGCGCTCCATAAAGTGGAAAAGCTATTATACAACAAGAGGGTTCTCAAGGATATAGAAAAGCTCAGCCACAACTTTCAGACGTCATCATTGGAGGCTTTCCACAGTCTGATTTTGCGTTTTGCCCCAAAGAACGTGATTTTCCCTTTCATAGGAATGTTGTGCAG GCTGTATCTTGCAGCAATGCACTATAATGAAAATGCTAACCGTGAGCAGGCAACAACAACTGAAGGACAGGCTGTGTATAAGTTCGTTTTTCCAAAGTCCAAAAAAGGGGAATGCACAGCAAAGCCAGTGAAAATAGAACCAACATACA ACTATGTCGATGACCTTATGAGCCTTCTGTTACATAAAGTCTTTGTGGACCCCAAGCCATATGCGGAAGAGCTGCATGCAATCCCCATTCCACCTCCTCTGTCATCACAGTATGAAAAACCTTCCAAAGAAGAGGTGATTGCCCAGCATGTGTCACGATTCAGTCGAGGGGTGGCCAGAACCCAACATACTGTCCCGCTGGATCAGGAAACTGTAGGCGGATCCGGTTAA